CCAGTAACACGCACCACACGCCAGTCTTCCAGCACTTGAGCGCCTTGGTGCTTGTAAAAGTCGATGGCGTTCCGGTTCCAGTCCAGTACTACCCACTCCAGGCGACCACAGCCTTGGGCGACAGCCATCTGGGCCAGATGGCGCAAGACAGCAGCGCCCAGACCGTGCTTGCGATGGGCCGGGTCTATATACAAATCCTCCAGATAGATGCCGCGGCGATCCAGAAAGCTGGAGTAGTTGTAAAACCACATAATGTAAGAAATTGGTGCGTCGGGCTGGTCTTCTGGCGTGATCACCAGGCAGTAGGCGCTGGGCTCATCGGAGAAGAAGCTGT
This genomic window from Alcaligenes faecalis contains:
- a CDS encoding GNAT family N-acetyltransferase, whose product is MSEFIKGYVLRPATPADIPAVLGLMRDMAAFEKLEHIFKASAESLRNSFFSDEPSAYCLVITPEDQPDAPISYIMWFYNYSSFLDRRGIYLEDLYIDPAHRKHGLGAAVLRHLAQMAVAQGCGRLEWVVLDWNRNAIDFYKHQGAQVLEDWRVVRVTGDALANLAQGTPSPAEI